One window of Chryseobacterium sp. JJR-5R genomic DNA carries:
- a CDS encoding sulfite exporter TauE/SafE family protein: MLLHSILLFMGTIIAFWVSAICGGGASLLLIPILNLILPGSVVPFSLTVGTFAGSASRIAVFRKHIKWPIFLWFVPFSIPAVVLGAWLIKFVNPDYLQLIVAFFLILNLPELFRSGKIAENGKYPKFLLIILGFFAGFVSGITGAIGLLFNRFYLKYGLSKEEIIATRAANEIVLHFIKLIIYITIGLYSKTALWLGLTIAAATVISSYTVKYILPYLSEALFRKIGYGAMVSAGMILMAGTVEKIIARDKISVSRISRNHETESVISWRNTDFVIEFAFDDGFEVERPVQPEELPALLKQNYYHLEEHYDRIHLEKVFTVTQKPEYEFYCYKKGQLEKFTYTDENR, translated from the coding sequence ATGCTTCTCCATAGTATCCTCCTTTTTATGGGAACCATTATTGCCTTCTGGGTGAGTGCCATCTGCGGAGGCGGCGCCAGCCTGCTTTTGATCCCCATCCTGAATCTGATTCTTCCGGGTTCCGTGGTCCCTTTTTCACTGACCGTCGGAACCTTTGCCGGCTCAGCTTCAAGAATAGCCGTCTTCAGAAAACACATTAAATGGCCCATCTTCCTGTGGTTTGTTCCTTTTTCAATTCCTGCAGTAGTGCTGGGAGCCTGGCTCATCAAATTTGTCAACCCGGATTATCTGCAGCTGATCGTTGCCTTTTTTTTGATTTTAAACCTTCCGGAATTATTCAGATCCGGAAAAATTGCAGAAAACGGAAAATATCCCAAATTCTTACTGATCATCCTTGGCTTTTTTGCAGGTTTTGTTTCAGGGATTACAGGGGCAATCGGCCTGCTTTTCAACCGCTTTTACCTGAAATACGGATTGAGCAAGGAGGAAATTATAGCTACCCGTGCGGCTAATGAAATAGTTCTGCATTTCATTAAGCTCATTATCTACATCACGATCGGCCTATATTCCAAAACAGCCTTGTGGCTGGGCTTAACAATTGCTGCGGCAACAGTTATTTCTTCCTATACCGTTAAATATATCCTGCCTTACTTAAGTGAGGCCCTGTTTCGGAAAATCGGTTACGGAGCCATGGTGTCTGCAGGCATGATTCTTATGGCAGGAACGGTAGAAAAGATTATTGCCCGGGATAAGATTTCCGTTTCCAGGATCAGCCGTAATCATGAAACCGAATCTGTCATTTCTTGGAGAAACACGGATTTTGTCATTGAGTTTGCTTTTGACGACGGGTTCGAAGTGGAAAGGCCGGTACAGCCGGAAGAACTTCCTGCTCTGCTAAAGCAAAATTATTACCATCTTGAAGAACATTATGACCGCATCCATCTGGAAAAAGTGTTCACGGTTACCCAAAAGCCAGAATATGAATTTTACTGCTATAAAAAAGGGCAGCTGGAAAAGTTTACATATACGGATGAAAACCGTTAA
- a CDS encoding DUF2975 domain-containing protein: MNHSKNISKVLYYLCILLSAGYLLTFIYSVFCLLTGFAVTPYKEDLYLHINYPFTEQPFLNIENNYPYITLSFLLVLLTYGIFFWLSAKVFKVFFQSKLFTAENILHLKRFYSYNIFFPLPIVITTSFFVEVESMIWGLVFIHFMLGIFCFFLANIFKQGLHLQNEQDLFI; encoded by the coding sequence ATGAATCACAGTAAGAACATTTCAAAGGTGCTGTATTATTTATGCATCTTATTATCGGCAGGCTATCTCCTTACGTTCATCTATTCGGTATTTTGCCTGTTAACCGGTTTTGCCGTTACTCCCTATAAGGAAGATCTGTATCTGCATATTAATTATCCTTTTACAGAACAGCCATTTCTAAACATCGAAAACAATTATCCCTATATCACCTTATCGTTTTTACTCGTCTTATTAACATACGGTATCTTTTTCTGGTTGTCAGCAAAGGTGTTCAAAGTTTTCTTTCAGTCGAAATTATTTACCGCGGAAAATATATTACACCTTAAAAGATTTTACAGCTATAACATTTTCTTTCCGCTCCCTATTGTCATTACGACAAGTTTTTTTGTGGAAGTAGAAAGCATGATATGGGGACTTGTTTTCATCCATTTCATGTTAGGAATTTTCTGTTTTTTCCTTGCCAATATTTTTAAACAGGGGTTACATTTACAAAACGAACAAGATCTATTTATATAA
- a CDS encoding helix-turn-helix domain-containing protein, which produces MPIIINLDVMLAKRKMQSKELAEKLGISTVNLSVLKTGKAKGVRFDTLEAICKALECQPGDILEYKEE; this is translated from the coding sequence ATGCCAATTATCATCAACTTAGACGTTATGCTTGCCAAACGAAAAATGCAGAGTAAAGAATTGGCAGAGAAACTGGGCATCAGTACGGTAAACCTCTCCGTTCTTAAAACGGGAAAAGCAAAAGGTGTGCGTTTCGATACACTGGAAGCAATCTGTAAAGCGTTGGAATGCCAGCCCGGAGATATTCTGGAGTACAAAGAAGAATAA
- a CDS encoding ABC transporter ATP-binding protein has protein sequence MNTLIINNLNLTYKNGFQAIKDISLKIENGMFGLLGPNGAGKSSLMKTIVGLQKPTSGNIIFNGADISENPDGIKKNLGFLPQDFGVYPKISAYDLLQHIAILKGITNSSERKHQILNLLEKVNLSDFKNKEVHTFSGGMRQRFGVAQALLGNPKIIIVDEPTAGLDPEERNRFNSLLNEISKDVIVILSTHLVEDVRNLCSEVAIINQGKLLRQGNPNELIAELENKIWSKAIDKDQLESYQSNYRIISQQLIERELYITAFSEQQLPDFMPVNPLLEHVYFNTLTQKP, from the coding sequence ATGAACACCTTAATCATCAACAATCTAAACCTCACTTACAAAAATGGTTTTCAGGCCATTAAAGACATTTCTTTAAAGATAGAAAACGGTATGTTCGGTTTATTGGGACCTAACGGAGCCGGAAAATCATCTTTAATGAAGACCATCGTAGGCCTGCAGAAGCCGACTTCGGGAAATATCATCTTCAATGGCGCTGATATTTCTGAAAATCCGGATGGCATCAAAAAAAATCTCGGATTCCTCCCTCAGGATTTCGGCGTTTATCCCAAAATATCGGCTTACGATCTTTTGCAGCATATTGCCATTTTAAAAGGAATTACAAACAGTTCCGAAAGGAAACACCAGATTTTAAACCTGCTGGAAAAAGTCAATCTTTCCGATTTTAAAAACAAGGAGGTTCATACCTTTTCCGGAGGGATGAGACAGCGTTTCGGCGTTGCACAGGCCCTGCTGGGAAATCCTAAAATCATTATCGTTGACGAACCGACTGCCGGTTTAGACCCTGAAGAACGAAACCGTTTCAATTCATTGCTCAATGAGATCAGTAAAGATGTGATTGTCATTCTTTCGACCCATCTGGTTGAAGATGTGCGGAATCTTTGTTCAGAAGTTGCCATTATCAATCAGGGTAAACTTCTCAGGCAGGGAAATCCAAACGAACTGATTGCTGAACTGGAAAACAAAATCTGGTCAAAGGCTATAGATAAAGACCAGTTGGAAAGTTATCAGTCCAATTATAGAATCATCAGTCAGCAATTAATTGAAAGAGAATTGTATATCACTGCATTTTCGGAACAGCAGCTTCCTGACTTTATGCCCGTAAATCCTTTATTGGAGCACGTTTATTTTAACACGCTTACTCAAAAACCTTAG
- a CDS encoding M1 family aminopeptidase — translation MNALFLFEAKRIIKRWPAYLVALILILTGIFCGNQFNLTVGEGIYLNSPYTIGFMTGLLSLVIIFFAVIYAGQVLFKDRDSKFDILIFSYPFSKRTYVQGKFLIFFLQTFLSFAFLMIGFVTGQNLRTGSEIQPYFNFWHYFYPLLIFGGINCFIVCSFLFFISFTTKKKLLVVVGGLFLYVLYMIILVFSNSPFMAGSLPQSLETQQLSALIDPFGISSYFFEARTLSAQQKNELIVPFSGYLLINRIIFLMISMLFLILTYRLFSFSMLSQNKSRSRNKNQITGVSFHHTLGQFTTTESGFGISAGIKSVLSFAKIDLIYLFKSITIVAASILLLFFIGMEMYAEIEKGIRLPQNYVSSGLMSSAISENFHLFGMLIAVYFINDLYWRSHSSGFSLIEKSTYFSKSKLSGHFLSISILLFFFTAVLILEGLVFQLIYNYFYIDWNAYWGTVLFNAFPLILLSAFMLLINDNIKNRFVALGVSVLAGFTFAGPVSKKIISYPLLRVFSDYKGVYSDFNGYGIYESAFAERLLFGLGLVAFLWLMNESIKTRKWNVRQIIFTVILLSLGIFTGSLFMKGYIPQNENEKLVQSAQYERKFKHYENLTQPTITDVITEIQLYPSERSYKISGTYKLVNQANKPVTRILINFHPDLNIESAVFRTGSESKKIGQEITEISLHKPLQPGETADLDFKISYYWSAVNGHDSFNSIIENGSFMRISRYFPTFGYQASKEIEDEGKRTEFKLGKQSELKKLEAPEVFKKDFINLDMTISTEKGQTAVGTGDLIQHFVKNKRACFRYKAENVPFRFAVSSAEYQTKTTVYKGITINIFYNQKHPENVNHLIENAKLTLDYCNQNFGKYPFKTVNFAEISSFTKGFAATAYPSSVFMTEDMLFHANIHADQNQDVINELAGHELSHLWWGNSRIDPDDREGAVMLTETLAMYTEMMLYKKMHGKEKMIEKVNMHQQIYDNEKGLSENQPLYKVTGENTHISYSKGSVIMVKLSELIGEDKVNAALHSFLLHNQYPKKPTGLDLLEEFYKVSPDEEVKKKINVLFRSK, via the coding sequence ATGAATGCTTTATTTTTATTCGAAGCCAAACGCATCATCAAGCGCTGGCCTGCATACCTTGTTGCCTTAATTTTAATATTAACCGGCATTTTTTGCGGAAACCAGTTCAATCTTACGGTTGGAGAAGGGATTTATTTAAATTCTCCTTACACCATTGGTTTTATGACGGGATTGTTGAGTCTGGTCATTATCTTTTTTGCGGTCATTTATGCCGGCCAGGTTCTTTTTAAAGACCGGGATTCAAAATTCGATATTCTTATTTTCTCGTATCCATTTTCAAAACGAACTTATGTACAGGGGAAGTTCCTTATTTTTTTTCTACAGACTTTCTTAAGTTTTGCATTCTTAATGATCGGATTCGTAACCGGACAAAATTTGCGTACAGGAAGTGAAATCCAACCTTATTTTAATTTCTGGCATTATTTCTACCCTCTTTTGATCTTCGGAGGAATCAATTGTTTCATAGTATGCAGTTTTTTGTTTTTCATCTCGTTTACCACGAAGAAAAAGCTTCTGGTTGTCGTTGGCGGGTTGTTTCTTTACGTTTTGTATATGATTATTCTGGTGTTTTCCAATTCGCCGTTTATGGCAGGAAGCTTGCCGCAATCATTGGAAACACAGCAATTATCGGCACTGATTGATCCTTTTGGAATCTCATCTTACTTTTTTGAAGCAAGAACCTTATCCGCTCAGCAGAAGAATGAATTGATTGTTCCTTTTTCAGGTTACTTATTGATCAACAGAATCATTTTTCTGATGATCTCAATGCTGTTTTTGATATTGACTTACAGATTGTTTTCATTCTCCATGCTTTCTCAAAACAAAAGTAGAAGCAGGAATAAAAACCAGATAACCGGTGTATCTTTTCATCATACCTTAGGGCAGTTTACAACCACAGAATCAGGATTTGGAATTTCTGCCGGGATAAAGTCCGTTTTGTCGTTTGCGAAAATCGATCTCATTTACCTTTTTAAAAGCATCACCATTGTTGCCGCTTCCATATTGCTTTTATTTTTTATCGGAATGGAAATGTACGCCGAAATCGAAAAAGGAATCCGCCTTCCCCAGAACTATGTAAGTTCAGGTTTGATGTCGTCTGCGATTTCGGAAAATTTCCATTTGTTTGGGATGCTGATTGCTGTTTATTTCATCAACGATTTGTACTGGAGAAGCCATTCATCGGGATTCTCACTGATTGAAAAATCCACTTATTTTTCTAAAAGCAAACTGAGCGGGCATTTTCTTTCCATCAGTATTTTACTTTTCTTCTTTACGGCTGTCTTGATTTTGGAAGGTTTGGTATTTCAGCTTATTTACAACTATTTTTATATTGACTGGAATGCGTATTGGGGAACAGTGCTTTTCAATGCTTTTCCGCTGATTCTTCTCTCAGCGTTTATGTTATTGATTAATGACAATATCAAGAATCGGTTTGTCGCTCTGGGCGTCTCTGTTCTTGCGGGTTTTACTTTTGCAGGACCGGTATCAAAAAAGATCATTTCCTATCCGCTGTTGAGGGTTTTTTCAGATTATAAAGGCGTTTACAGTGATTTTAACGGATATGGAATCTATGAATCGGCTTTCGCAGAAAGGCTTTTATTCGGATTAGGTCTGGTAGCTTTTTTATGGCTGATGAATGAATCGATTAAAACCAGAAAATGGAATGTCAGACAAATCATTTTCACAGTCATTTTATTATCTCTCGGAATCTTTACAGGAAGCCTTTTTATGAAAGGCTACATTCCACAAAATGAAAATGAAAAATTAGTACAATCGGCTCAATACGAAAGGAAATTCAAACACTATGAAAATCTCACACAGCCAACGATTACAGATGTAATCACTGAAATTCAGCTTTATCCGTCTGAAAGATCCTATAAGATCAGCGGAACATATAAATTGGTCAATCAGGCCAATAAACCTGTTACCAGGATTTTAATTAATTTCCACCCGGATCTCAACATTGAATCTGCAGTTTTTCGCACAGGTTCCGAATCAAAGAAGATCGGTCAGGAAATCACTGAAATTTCTTTACATAAACCTTTGCAACCCGGAGAAACGGCAGATCTTGATTTTAAAATTTCCTATTATTGGTCGGCAGTTAATGGTCACGATTCATTCAATTCAATTATAGAAAACGGATCTTTTATGAGAATCAGCCGGTATTTTCCAACGTTCGGTTATCAGGCGTCCAAAGAAATTGAAGATGAAGGAAAACGCACAGAATTTAAACTGGGGAAACAATCGGAATTAAAAAAATTGGAAGCTCCTGAAGTATTTAAAAAAGATTTCATCAACCTTGATATGACCATTTCCACAGAAAAGGGCCAGACCGCTGTAGGAACAGGAGATCTGATTCAACATTTTGTTAAAAATAAAAGAGCCTGTTTCCGGTATAAAGCTGAAAATGTTCCTTTCCGTTTCGCTGTTTCTTCTGCAGAATACCAAACGAAAACTACCGTTTACAAAGGAATAACCATCAATATTTTTTATAATCAAAAACATCCGGAAAATGTGAATCATCTGATTGAAAATGCGAAACTCACTTTAGATTACTGCAACCAAAATTTCGGTAAGTATCCTTTCAAAACCGTCAACTTTGCAGAAATTTCTTCCTTCACGAAAGGTTTTGCAGCAACCGCTTATCCTTCCTCTGTTTTTATGACGGAAGACATGCTGTTTCACGCCAATATTCATGCAGATCAGAATCAGGATGTCATCAATGAGCTTGCAGGACACGAACTTTCGCACCTCTGGTGGGGAAACAGCCGGATTGATCCCGACGACAGAGAAGGCGCAGTAATGCTGACCGAAACCTTGGCCATGTATACCGAAATGATGCTTTACAAAAAAATGCACGGAAAAGAGAAAATGATAGAGAAGGTAAATATGCACCAGCAGATTTATGACAATGAAAAAGGCTTGTCAGAAAACCAGCCTTTATATAAAGTTACCGGTGAAAATACGCACATTTCTTATTCAAAAGGCTCGGTAATCATGGTGAAATTAAGCGAATTGATCGGTGAAGACAAAGTAAACGCTGCCCTTCACAGTTTTCTTCTGCACAATCAATATCCTAAAAAACCCACCGGTTTGGATTTACTGGAAGAGTTTTATAAGGTAAGCCCTGATGAAGAGGTGAAGAAAAAAATCAACGTTTTATTCAGATCAAAATAA
- a CDS encoding helix-turn-helix domain-containing protein — translation MQQEPDINHIKSISQLVRMLGFPAPLHPLIALVDYNTVSVELFPKGQKVSLDFYKISFKPSFRGHIKYGQGYYDFEEGGLAFLKPKQIVFPPEDLESYEGMALYFHPDFIRNHPLGKTINQYGFFSYDVSEALFLSAKEKEVIASLLVTITNELHNNIDSFSQDVLVSQIELLLNYSNRFYNRQFITRKAVNHDIITSLDKLLNRYFEEYSLENGLPSVKYISTELRLSQRYLSDMLSSLTGLNTQQYIQNAIIEKAKEKLSTTNLSVSEIAYALGFEHPQSFSKLFRTKTNLSPLEFRKSFN, via the coding sequence ATGCAACAGGAACCTGACATCAATCACATTAAAAGCATCTCTCAGCTTGTGCGCATGCTGGGATTTCCTGCGCCATTGCACCCGTTGATTGCATTGGTTGATTACAATACGGTTTCGGTTGAACTATTTCCGAAAGGGCAGAAAGTAAGTCTTGATTTCTACAAGATTTCCTTTAAGCCCAGCTTTAGGGGACACATAAAATACGGACAGGGATATTACGATTTTGAAGAAGGCGGACTGGCATTCCTGAAGCCGAAACAAATTGTTTTTCCCCCGGAAGACCTGGAAAGCTATGAAGGGATGGCTTTGTATTTCCATCCGGACTTTATCCGGAATCATCCGTTGGGAAAAACAATCAATCAGTATGGCTTTTTCTCTTACGATGTTTCTGAAGCCTTATTTTTATCGGCAAAAGAAAAAGAAGTCATAGCCAGCTTACTGGTTACGATCACCAATGAATTACATAACAATATTGACAGTTTCAGCCAGGATGTGCTGGTGTCGCAGATAGAATTGTTACTGAACTACAGCAACCGTTTTTACAACAGGCAGTTTATCACCAGAAAGGCAGTTAACCATGACATCATAACATCTTTGGACAAACTTTTAAACCGCTATTTTGAAGAATACAGTCTGGAAAACGGTTTGCCGTCCGTGAAATATATCAGCACGGAACTCAGGCTGTCGCAACGCTACCTGAGTGATATGCTGAGCTCATTGACGGGGCTGAACACCCAGCAGTACATCCAGAATGCCATTATAGAAAAAGCAAAAGAAAAATTATCAACAACAAACCTGTCCGTTTCGGAAATTGCTTACGCATTGGGCTTTGAACACCCGCAGTCGTTCAGCAAACTTTTCAGGACCAAGACCAATCTTTCCCCTCTGGAGTTCAGAAAGTCGTTTAACTGA
- a CDS encoding SDR family oxidoreductase: MQNIKGKVVAVTGASSGIGKAIAVELAKNGAKVVLGARRTAQLQQIAEEIKSKGGDAIFAQIDVKNKADLVRLVDTAVRQYGKLDVMVNNAGISQLSRVDALDLDGWEEMIDINLKGVLYGMAAAIPVFRQQQSGHIVNIISTSGIKIVPMQGVYAGTKNAIRTIGEAFRQESDGTMRITGISPGFVKTDFANHIKNEEMKTAVQQGMDQVAIDPTAIANAVIYAVSQPSDVEVGDIVIRPSKQN, from the coding sequence ATGCAAAATATCAAAGGAAAAGTGGTTGCTGTTACCGGTGCAAGCAGCGGAATCGGTAAAGCCATCGCCGTAGAATTGGCGAAAAACGGCGCAAAGGTTGTTTTGGGGGCAAGACGGACGGCACAATTGCAACAAATTGCTGAAGAAATTAAAAGCAAAGGGGGTGACGCCATCTTTGCTCAAATCGATGTAAAGAACAAAGCCGATCTGGTTAGACTGGTGGATACAGCAGTCAGGCAGTACGGGAAATTGGATGTCATGGTAAACAACGCAGGGATCAGCCAGTTAAGCAGAGTTGACGCGCTGGACCTTGACGGCTGGGAAGAAATGATCGATATTAACCTGAAAGGGGTTTTATACGGGATGGCGGCTGCGATTCCCGTTTTCAGGCAGCAGCAGTCGGGACATATCGTTAATATCATTTCAACTTCAGGAATAAAGATTGTCCCCATGCAGGGCGTTTATGCAGGAACTAAAAATGCCATCCGTACAATTGGAGAAGCGTTTCGTCAGGAATCAGACGGAACCATGCGCATTACAGGCATTTCGCCCGGATTCGTAAAAACGGATTTTGCAAACCACATTAAAAACGAAGAAATGAAAACAGCTGTCCAGCAGGGAATGGACCAGGTTGCCATAGATCCCACAGCCATTGCCAATGCCGTAATTTATGCAGTAAGCCAACCAAGCGATGTTGAAGTTGGCGACATTGTAATTCGCCCGTCAAAACAAAATTGA
- a CDS encoding aldo/keto reductase codes for MQKRKLGNSGLEVSALGFGCMGLNFLDGKGLDKKDAITLLQNAVERGITFFDTAEAYGPYTNEEIVGEALQPYRKDVVIATKFGCKEARPAVGLDSRPQTIKAVTEASLKRLKTDYIDLLYQHRVDPDVPIEDVAGTVKDLIQEGKVKYFGLSEASAATIRKAHSVQPVSALQSEYSLFWREPEKEIIPVLEELGIGFVPFSPLGKGFLTGAINSKLEDADRRNILPRFTEENIKANLVLVDALSEIARQKNVTAGQLALAWLLAQKPWIVPIPGTTKLNRLEENIGSTHILLTADELAKINTTVNGITLAGNRYPEFLEKQIDK; via the coding sequence ATGCAAAAAAGAAAATTGGGAAATAGCGGACTGGAAGTTTCCGCGTTGGGCTTCGGTTGTATGGGTTTAAACTTTTTAGACGGCAAAGGTCTTGATAAAAAAGATGCCATAACCTTACTTCAGAATGCAGTTGAAAGAGGAATTACATTTTTTGATACCGCAGAAGCTTACGGACCGTACACCAATGAAGAAATTGTTGGCGAGGCATTACAGCCTTACAGAAAAGACGTGGTAATCGCCACAAAGTTTGGCTGTAAAGAGGCCAGGCCGGCAGTAGGTTTAGACAGCAGGCCCCAAACGATAAAAGCAGTAACCGAAGCCTCTTTAAAAAGATTAAAAACAGATTACATTGATCTGCTGTATCAGCACAGGGTTGATCCTGATGTTCCGATAGAAGATGTTGCAGGAACCGTAAAAGACCTGATACAGGAAGGCAAGGTAAAATATTTCGGTTTATCTGAAGCGAGTGCTGCAACGATCCGGAAAGCCCATTCCGTTCAACCTGTATCGGCATTGCAGAGCGAATATTCTCTGTTCTGGCGCGAACCGGAAAAGGAAATCATACCCGTTTTGGAAGAGTTGGGAATTGGCTTTGTTCCATTCAGTCCATTGGGTAAAGGCTTTCTCACAGGTGCCATAAATTCAAAATTAGAGGATGCCGACCGAAGAAATATACTTCCCCGTTTCACCGAAGAAAATATAAAAGCCAATCTGGTTTTGGTGGATGCGCTTTCTGAAATTGCCCGGCAAAAGAATGTTACTGCCGGACAGCTGGCATTGGCCTGGCTGCTGGCTCAAAAGCCCTGGATCGTACCCATCCCAGGGACTACGAAACTGAATCGGCTGGAGGAAAACATAGGAAGCACACATATCCTATTAACAGCTGATGAACTTGCAAAAATTAATACGACAGTCAATGGAATCACGCTTGCGGGCAACCGCTATCCTGAATTTTTAGAAAAACAGATAGACAAATAA
- a CDS encoding LexA family transcriptional regulator, translating to MSVFSDNIRLLRAKKKATQQETADAVLLSRVRYSKYEDGRSEPPYEVLIRISKYYNLSIDLLLTVDIRKYPLEDILQLPDNRIVLPVVIDRDGNNYIEIVTQKASMGYLSGYSDPEYIESLQQISLPFLTNGKYRAFPAQGDSMPPFKDGSYIIGQYVENIEDLKPDKSYVFVTLNEGISYKRFKQRNKRAVTVAADNPFYQPYDIPSEEIVEIWQYASGIFPEDFQPDYHENYNLQDMFLQIRKDIRNLDDKVSYLK from the coding sequence ATGTCAGTTTTTTCAGATAACATCAGGCTTTTAAGGGCTAAAAAGAAAGCCACCCAGCAGGAAACGGCAGATGCCGTATTGCTGAGCCGCGTCAGGTATTCCAAATATGAAGACGGGAGGTCGGAGCCTCCTTACGAGGTACTGATCCGGATTTCCAAGTATTACAACCTGAGTATCGACCTGCTCCTGACTGTCGATATCCGTAAATATCCACTGGAGGATATTCTGCAGCTGCCTGACAACCGAATTGTCCTGCCGGTGGTCATAGACCGGGATGGAAACAATTATATTGAGATTGTCACCCAGAAAGCTTCCATGGGCTATTTATCGGGGTACAGCGATCCGGAGTATATCGAAAGCCTGCAGCAGATCTCCCTGCCTTTCCTAACAAACGGGAAATACCGGGCCTTCCCGGCACAGGGGGACTCGATGCCGCCGTTTAAAGACGGTTCTTATATCATCGGGCAATATGTTGAGAACATAGAAGACCTGAAGCCGGATAAAAGCTATGTTTTTGTTACCCTTAATGAAGGCATATCCTACAAAAGGTTTAAGCAAAGAAATAAAAGAGCTGTAACCGTGGCCGCCGATAACCCTTTTTACCAGCCCTATGATATTCCTTCAGAAGAAATTGTAGAAATCTGGCAGTATGCCTCCGGGATTTTTCCGGAAGATTTTCAGCCGGATTATCATGAAAATTACAATCTGCAGGATATGTTTCTGCAGATCAGAAAAGATATCAGAAATTTAGATGATAAAGTTTCTTATTTAAAATAG
- a CDS encoding DNA polymerase IV → MNRAIVHMDLDAFFVSCETRSNSALNGIPLIIGGGDRGLVASCSHEARKLGVRSAMPIRMALRLCPEAKVIKGDYELYSNLSHTVTEIIQEKVPVMEKSGIDEFYLDLSGMDRFFGCYRWTQEIAAAVTKETGLPLSFALSANKTVSKIGTGEAKPGGKLQIPELDIRPFLNPLSVKKIPMVGDKTFRLLSRIGIRTIHTLSEMPVPVLRQMIGESGKDLWKKANGIDENPVVPYSERKSIATEQVFATDTIDIPELKRILSGMSEKLAYQLRQEKWLTSTVAVKIRYASFDTETRQSRIAYTSADHTLSRVALELFNRLYTRRMRIRLIGLRFTGLVHGSHQMNLFEDTEEQMNLYQTMDELKNRFGAGAVGRASGFDFEK, encoded by the coding sequence ATGAACCGTGCAATTGTACATATGGACCTGGATGCATTTTTCGTATCCTGCGAAACACGAAGCAACAGCGCCCTGAACGGCATCCCCCTGATCATAGGCGGGGGCGACCGCGGGTTGGTGGCTTCCTGTTCCCATGAAGCGCGGAAGTTGGGGGTACGCTCTGCTATGCCCATCCGGATGGCACTCCGGCTCTGCCCAGAGGCCAAGGTCATTAAAGGGGATTATGAGCTGTATTCCAACCTATCGCATACGGTAACTGAAATTATTCAGGAGAAAGTCCCGGTGATGGAAAAATCAGGCATCGATGAATTTTATCTGGACCTGTCCGGGATGGACAGGTTTTTCGGCTGTTACCGGTGGACGCAGGAAATTGCGGCGGCCGTTACCAAAGAAACGGGGCTTCCGCTCAGCTTTGCCTTGTCTGCAAACAAGACGGTTTCAAAGATCGGGACCGGCGAGGCTAAACCCGGCGGGAAGCTGCAGATTCCGGAGCTGGATATCCGCCCTTTCCTGAACCCTTTATCGGTAAAGAAAATACCGATGGTAGGGGACAAAACTTTCCGGCTGCTTTCAAGGATCGGGATCCGGACGATCCATACCCTTTCCGAGATGCCGGTCCCGGTCCTCAGGCAGATGATCGGGGAAAGCGGGAAAGACCTCTGGAAAAAAGCCAACGGGATCGATGAAAACCCTGTGGTCCCGTATTCTGAGCGGAAATCCATTGCTACGGAACAGGTCTTTGCCACTGATACCATTGATATCCCGGAATTAAAAAGGATCCTGAGCGGCATGTCGGAAAAGCTGGCCTACCAGCTGCGGCAGGAAAAATGGCTCACTTCTACCGTGGCAGTCAAGATCCGCTATGCCAGTTTCGATACCGAAACCCGGCAGAGCCGGATAGCTTATACTTCTGCAGATCATACCCTGTCACGGGTAGCCCTTGAGCTTTTTAACCGGCTATATACCCGGCGGATGAGAATCCGGCTGATCGGTCTCAGGTTTACAGGCCTGGTCCACGGGAGCCACCAGATGAACCTGTTTGAAGACACTGAAGAACAGATGAACCTGTACCAAACCATGGATGAACTTAAAAACCGGTTCGGGGCAGGTGCTGTCGGCAGGGCTTCGGGTTTTGATTTTGAAAAATAA